From the Leptotrichia sp. oral taxon 221 genome, one window contains:
- a CDS encoding sporulation protein, which yields MSFRINPFKILRIVGIIGVITYAGVEYSNYKSRVVKETSEITKDIKIRRKDFYMTQDYKNNLTVPQQTVDQTNKDVAQVITSKDSDTKKVDLVNNGQKKDDSTEQVKNNSEQANEEAKKQEEAKKNEEAKKQEEARKKEQQELETKREKQEAQRKAEAAATKAAAEKKAQQQAEAAKIAAAKKAQQEAAAKAKAEAAKKAAAAKKGPKKYLQVASLASESTAKATVRKLGGNFRYQKSSVNGRTVYVVMSAMTDNPSTLSAMERQVKSRIGAGYIVRTIGK from the coding sequence ATGAGTTTTCGTATTAATCCATTTAAAATATTGAGAATAGTTGGAATAATAGGAGTAATAACATATGCGGGTGTTGAATATTCTAATTATAAAAGTAGAGTTGTGAAAGAGACTTCAGAAATAACAAAAGATATAAAAATTAGAAGAAAAGATTTTTATATGACACAAGATTATAAAAATAATTTGACAGTTCCTCAACAGACTGTTGATCAAACGAATAAGGATGTTGCACAGGTCATAACTTCTAAAGATTCAGATACTAAAAAAGTTGATTTAGTAAATAATGGGCAGAAAAAGGATGATTCGACTGAACAAGTAAAAAATAATTCCGAACAAGCTAATGAGGAAGCAAAAAAACAAGAGGAAGCTAAAAAGAACGAAGAGGCAAAAAAACAAGAAGAAGCTAGAAAGAAAGAGCAACAAGAATTAGAGACTAAAAGGGAAAAACAAGAGGCACAAAGAAAGGCTGAAGCCGCCGCTACAAAAGCTGCTGCCGAAAAGAAAGCACAACAACAAGCTGAAGCTGCAAAAATTGCTGCTGCTAAAAAAGCTCAACAAGAAGCCGCTGCCAAAGCAAAAGCCGAAGCCGCTAAGAAAGCTGCCGCTGCTAAAAAAGGACCAAAAAAATATTTACAAGTAGCATCACTAGCCTCTGAATCAACTGCAAAAGCTACTGTAAGAAAATTAGGAGGAAACTTCAGATACCAAAAATCTTCGGTTAATGGACGTACTGTTTATGTTGTAATGTCAGCTATGACAGATAATCCAAGTACATTAAGTGCGATGGAAAGACAAGTAAAAAGTAGAATTGGAGCAGGTTATATAGTTAGAACGATTGGAAAATAG
- a CDS encoding bifunctional oligoribonuclease/PAP phosphatase NrnA: MIKNYKRNFRGNVTLAEIAEKIKEVKSIVLTAHISPDGDALGSILAFYFMIKAFSKKENLEKKVSIVIADELPKYMKHFEERELIKNYDEFKVEGMSDLFISLDCANQERYGKSVEIKKLCKESINIDHHVSNTEHADFNYVEDICSMGELVHQFIEIFGIELSKKMAEFMYLGIINDTGNFRHDNVTEHTFEVCADLMRAGANNHKIANIIFAMSVEKMNLFGDVYKNSVIDFEKGFIYYYLSQKQIKEFNLKKGETDGVAEIMLKIDGMELSLFAREEVDGTIKGSLRCNDKYNVNEIASIFNGGGHVKAAGFKTDLPFEEILKKISEKL, translated from the coding sequence ATGATAAAAAATTATAAAAGGAATTTTAGGGGGAATGTAACTTTAGCAGAGATTGCTGAAAAGATAAAAGAGGTGAAAAGTATAGTTTTGACAGCTCATATTAGTCCTGATGGAGATGCATTGGGATCTATTTTGGCATTTTATTTTATGATAAAAGCATTTTCTAAAAAGGAAAATTTAGAAAAAAAGGTAAGTATTGTGATTGCTGATGAATTGCCAAAGTATATGAAGCATTTTGAAGAGAGAGAATTGATTAAAAATTATGATGAGTTTAAGGTTGAAGGGATGTCAGACTTATTTATTAGCTTGGATTGTGCGAATCAAGAAAGATATGGAAAATCAGTTGAGATAAAGAAATTATGTAAAGAATCAATAAATATTGACCATCATGTAAGTAATACGGAACACGCTGATTTTAATTATGTTGAGGATATTTGCTCGATGGGAGAATTGGTTCATCAATTTATAGAAATTTTTGGAATAGAATTATCAAAAAAAATGGCAGAATTTATGTATCTTGGAATAATAAATGATACAGGAAATTTTAGACATGATAATGTAACGGAGCATACTTTTGAAGTTTGTGCTGATTTAATGAGAGCTGGAGCGAATAATCATAAAATTGCAAATATTATTTTTGCGATGAGTGTTGAAAAAATGAATTTATTTGGCGATGTTTATAAAAATAGTGTTATAGATTTTGAAAAAGGATTTATTTACTATTATTTATCACAGAAACAAATAAAAGAATTTAATCTTAAAAAAGGCGAAACTGATGGAGTTGCCGAAATAATGTTAAAAATTGATGGTATGGAGTTGTCATTGTTTGCAAGAGAAGAAGTGGATGGGACAATAAAAGGAAGTTTGAGATGTAATGATAAATACAATGTAAACGAGATTGCATCAATATTTAATGGTGGTGGACATGTGAAAGCAGCTGGATTTAAAACAGACTTGCCATTTGAAGAAATATTGAAAAAAATCTCAGAAAAATTGTAG
- a CDS encoding TetR/AcrR family transcriptional regulator translates to MNENINIKQKSFIINESSKLFYYKGYNNTNLTDIFESCNITNDTFFKNFSSKNELLIDVIKFHTNNLIGFFNKVVNDLSIEKLKEFFEKYFETIEQNRFHGGSPLGNFVLELSDINEDARKELNKSYKKLELRISFFLTTLKYSSNQYEHIDTETYSRLLISLLEGTMLRLKLEKNNLATKDFLEFFDNIFSKTQEKIEETSTEDISNNSSSKDSESSELSEQNENESAKFQLSSKNDSSQNHGFLNHEFGSSVSYYSDLDKVKVSNIVHSTENDNSQKEISSENFSNETNEKVENDNHSIETIEDIASEYKPIFTDDDDQLEDELDSKQDLKISDDSLEDPSKNSTENSEHTDENYNFETDENSALKKDS, encoded by the coding sequence ATGAATGAAAATATAAATATAAAACAAAAAAGTTTTATAATCAATGAGAGTTCAAAACTCTTTTATTACAAGGGTTACAACAACACTAACCTAACGGATATTTTTGAAAGTTGTAATATTACAAACGATACTTTTTTTAAAAATTTTTCTTCAAAAAATGAACTCTTAATCGATGTTATAAAATTTCATACAAATAATTTAATTGGATTTTTCAATAAAGTCGTTAACGATTTATCTATCGAAAAATTGAAAGAATTTTTTGAAAAATATTTTGAAACTATCGAGCAAAATCGTTTTCACGGTGGGAGTCCTTTAGGAAATTTTGTTTTAGAACTTTCTGATATCAACGAGGACGCAAGAAAAGAACTTAATAAATCTTACAAAAAACTTGAATTACGAATTTCATTTTTTCTTACAACTTTAAAATATTCTTCGAATCAGTACGAACATATTGATACTGAAACTTATTCGAGATTATTAATTTCATTACTTGAAGGTACGATGCTTCGGTTAAAACTAGAAAAAAATAATCTTGCTACAAAAGATTTTCTTGAATTTTTTGATAATATTTTTTCAAAAACGCAAGAAAAAATTGAAGAAACTTCTACTGAAGACATCTCAAATAATTCTTCTTCAAAAGATTCTGAATCATCTGAATTATCAGAACAAAATGAAAATGAATCTGCTAAATTTCAGTTATCTTCAAAAAATGATTCTTCGCAAAATCATGGTTTCTTAAATCATGAATTTGGAAGTAGTGTTTCGTATTATTCAGACTTAGATAAAGTCAAGGTTTCTAACATTGTACATTCTACTGAAAATGATAATTCTCAAAAAGAAATCTCTTCAGAAAATTTTTCAAATGAAACAAATGAAAAAGTCGAAAATGATAATCATTCAATCGAAACGATAGAAGATATTGCTAGTGAGTATAAACCAATTTTTACAGATGACGACGATCAATTAGAAGATGAACTTGACTCAAAACAAGATTTAAAAATTTCAGATGATTCTTTAGAAGATCCTAGTAAAAATTCTACTGAAAACTCTGAACATACCGATGAAAACTACAATTTTGAAACTGATGAAAATTCAGCTTTAAAAAAAGATAGCTAA
- the mnmA gene encoding tRNA 2-thiouridine(34) synthase MnmA — MKKKKVVLGMSGGVDSSVAAILLKEQGYEVIGVFMKNWEEKDENGVCMAEEDYKDVIAVAEQLEIPYYSVNFVKEYWDKVFTYFLNEYKKGRTPNPDVMCNKEIKFRAFLDYAMKIGADYVATGHYARVVHEEDENGKIKSTMLRGVDNNKDQTYFLCQLNQEQLEKVLFPIGDYEKPKIREIAEKYNLATAKKKDSTGICFIGERNFNEFLSKYLPAKGGDIVNIQGKVLGKHHGLMYYTIGQRKGIGIGNTKEGTGEPWFVVDKDLEKNQLIVTQGDNSLLYSKGLVATDFNFINPGDVSFPLECTVKFRYRQADTKATINDLGNGEYEVIFDEPQKAVTLGQIVVAYKGEECLGGGVIDKILK; from the coding sequence ATGAAAAAGAAAAAAGTTGTATTAGGAATGTCTGGAGGAGTTGATTCTTCTGTGGCAGCAATCCTTTTGAAAGAGCAAGGATATGAAGTAATTGGTGTGTTTATGAAAAACTGGGAAGAAAAGGATGAAAATGGAGTTTGTATGGCTGAGGAAGATTACAAAGATGTAATTGCAGTGGCTGAACAATTGGAAATTCCCTATTATTCAGTGAATTTTGTAAAAGAGTATTGGGATAAAGTATTTACTTATTTTTTAAATGAATATAAAAAGGGAAGAACGCCAAACCCTGATGTAATGTGTAATAAAGAGATTAAATTTAGAGCATTCTTGGATTATGCGATGAAAATTGGTGCAGATTATGTGGCGACGGGGCATTATGCGAGAGTGGTTCATGAAGAAGATGAAAATGGTAAGATAAAATCGACAATGCTTCGTGGAGTTGATAATAATAAGGATCAAACATATTTTTTATGTCAGTTAAATCAAGAGCAGTTGGAAAAAGTGCTATTTCCAATTGGGGATTATGAAAAGCCAAAAATTAGGGAAATTGCAGAAAAATATAACTTGGCTACGGCTAAAAAGAAAGATAGTACAGGAATTTGTTTTATTGGAGAGAGAAATTTTAATGAATTTTTGTCAAAATATTTACCTGCAAAAGGTGGAGACATTGTAAATATTCAAGGAAAAGTTTTAGGAAAACATCACGGATTAATGTATTACACTATTGGACAAAGGAAAGGTATTGGAATTGGAAATACGAAGGAAGGTACTGGAGAGCCATGGTTTGTTGTGGATAAAGATTTAGAGAAAAATCAGTTGATTGTAACACAAGGAGATAATTCGTTGCTTTACTCAAAAGGTTTGGTTGCGACAGACTTTAATTTTATTAATCCTGGTGATGTTTCTTTTCCTTTAGAATGTACTGTTAAATTTAGATATAGACAAGCAGATACGAAAGCTACAATTAATGATTTGGGAAATGGAGAATATGAAGTGATTTTTGATGAGCCACAAAAGGCGGTTACGTTAGGGCAAATCGTGGTTGCGTATAAAGGTGAAGAATGTTTAGGTGGAGGAGTTATTGACAAAATTTTGAAATAA
- a CDS encoding M23 family metallopeptidase has translation MENNNFKFEDEEKSSSKNKIILGIFVVVVLILAVLLFLHKSPKMNDAFNSEDAINRINPVKDPKITYFNYGGEEKPNMAKFGMVRRGGTRPHQGVDIFAKPGTDVFAVLDGKIVDLYADKNGYGLNLYLEVNPNDLEKLKRSDYKPKESFGEKLFGTNYNFMAKPKYIRYAHMSKVFVKLGDTVKAGQVIGKTGVTGNANKARDPHLHFEVAFEMRGKGLMNRVCPLMYFKIKTEDEMTKQDIQVQREASKVEWTENKGYEIGYRTQSVFAAEDEKLRLEEEAKKKKLKEATKIPEKTSKKVVKK, from the coding sequence ATGGAAAATAATAATTTTAAATTTGAAGATGAAGAAAAATCAAGTTCTAAAAATAAAATAATTTTGGGAATTTTTGTAGTAGTGGTTTTAATTTTAGCAGTTTTATTATTTCTTCATAAAAGTCCTAAAATGAATGATGCATTTAACAGTGAAGATGCAATAAATCGGATTAATCCAGTAAAAGATCCTAAGATAACATATTTTAATTATGGTGGGGAAGAAAAGCCGAATATGGCGAAATTTGGAATGGTTCGTAGAGGTGGAACCCGACCACATCAAGGTGTGGATATTTTTGCTAAGCCTGGGACAGATGTTTTTGCAGTTTTAGATGGTAAAATTGTGGATTTGTATGCTGATAAAAATGGATATGGATTGAATTTATATTTGGAAGTGAATCCTAATGATCTTGAAAAATTAAAAAGGAGTGATTATAAGCCAAAAGAATCATTTGGAGAAAAACTTTTTGGAACAAATTATAATTTTATGGCAAAGCCGAAGTATATAAGATATGCTCACATGAGTAAGGTCTTTGTGAAATTGGGAGATACGGTGAAAGCTGGTCAAGTTATTGGAAAAACAGGTGTGACTGGAAATGCTAATAAAGCGAGAGATCCACATTTGCATTTTGAAGTAGCTTTTGAGATGAGAGGAAAAGGGCTTATGAATAGAGTTTGTCCTTTAATGTATTTTAAGATTAAAACTGAAGATGAAATGACAAAACAAGATATTCAAGTTCAGAGAGAGGCAAGTAAAGTGGAATGGACTGAAAATAAAGGATACGAAATTGGTTATAGAACTCAAAGTGTGTTTGCAGCAGAAGATGAAAAATTAAGACTAGAAGAAGAGGCTAAAAAGAAAAAATTAAAAGAGGCAACTAAAATTCCAGAAAAAACTTCAAAAAAAGTTGTGAAGAAATAG
- a CDS encoding AEC family transporter, with amino-acid sequence MKDFIFSLNATMPVFLLMALGFIFNKIGAIDENFANKLNNFVFKISLPILLFRDLSVSNFIEVWDGKFVLFCFLATFFSIIIMMISSKLLKDKDIRGEFIQGGFRSSAALLGSVYIQNIYGKSGAVSLMIIGAVPLYNITSVIVLMLMKPGNNQKLDKTRIVKTLKGIMKNPIILGILVGILWSLFRIPQPFIMKKTIASMAGLASPLGLLALGASFNLKEVFLQIKPTLAASTFKLAIFVAIFLPVAIILGFRTDKLIAALVMLGGASTVTSYTMAKSEGHHGAVSAGVVMFTTIMSVFTLTGWIYLLKIFNLI; translated from the coding sequence GTGAAAGACTTTATTTTTAGTTTAAATGCTACAATGCCTGTGTTTTTACTAATGGCATTAGGATTTATTTTTAATAAAATAGGAGCAATTGATGAAAATTTTGCAAATAAATTAAACAATTTTGTATTTAAAATTTCATTGCCAATTTTACTTTTTAGAGATTTATCAGTTTCAAATTTTATCGAAGTTTGGGATGGGAAATTTGTATTATTTTGTTTTTTAGCAACATTTTTTTCGATAATTATAATGATGATTTCTTCAAAATTATTGAAGGATAAAGATATTAGAGGTGAATTTATTCAAGGTGGATTTAGGAGTAGTGCAGCATTGTTAGGTTCGGTGTACATTCAAAATATTTATGGAAAATCAGGAGCTGTTTCTCTAATGATAATCGGAGCCGTTCCACTTTATAATATAACTTCAGTAATTGTCTTAATGCTAATGAAACCAGGCAATAATCAAAAATTAGATAAAACACGGATTGTAAAAACCTTAAAAGGAATAATGAAAAATCCAATAATTTTAGGAATTTTAGTTGGAATATTGTGGTCGCTATTTAGAATTCCGCAACCATTTATTATGAAAAAAACAATTGCGAGCATGGCTGGACTAGCGAGTCCTCTAGGATTGCTTGCATTGGGAGCATCATTTAATTTAAAAGAAGTATTTTTACAAATAAAACCAACATTAGCAGCCTCAACTTTTAAATTAGCAATTTTTGTGGCGATATTTCTTCCTGTGGCAATAATCTTAGGTTTTAGAACTGATAAATTAATAGCAGCTTTAGTAATGCTAGGAGGAGCTTCTACAGTAACAAGTTATACGATGGCAAAAAGTGAAGGTCATCATGGTGCTGTATCAGCTGGTGTTGTGATGTTTACTACGATTATGAGCGTATTTACACTAACTGGGTGGATTTATTTACTAAAAATATTTAATCTAATTTAA
- the kdsA gene encoding 3-deoxy-8-phosphooctulonate synthase — protein sequence MLIDNVKKVKITDKITVGNDKMFLIAGPCVIESEDLVIEVAGKMKEITDKLGIQYIFKASFDKANRSSISSFRGPGLEKGLEILSRVKEKYDLALATDIHEPWQCKEAAKVIDLLQIPAFLCRQTDLLVAAGETGKAINVKKGQFLAPWDMKNVVKKFQEIGNENIMLCERGATFGYNNLVVDMRGLLEMRKFGYPVVFDATHSVQIPGGQGETSGGNSAYVYPLARAALSVGVDGVFAEVHPNPQEALSDGPNMLKLDEIENVLTKLLEYDKLTKEL from the coding sequence ATGCTAATTGATAATGTAAAAAAGGTTAAAATTACTGATAAAATTACTGTTGGTAATGATAAAATGTTTTTGATAGCAGGACCTTGTGTTATTGAATCAGAAGATTTAGTAATAGAAGTAGCTGGAAAAATGAAAGAAATAACTGATAAATTAGGAATACAATATATTTTCAAAGCATCTTTTGATAAGGCTAACAGGTCATCAATCTCTTCGTTTAGAGGGCCTGGGCTTGAAAAAGGTTTGGAAATTTTATCTAGAGTTAAAGAAAAATACGATTTAGCTTTGGCAACGGATATTCACGAACCTTGGCAATGTAAAGAAGCAGCTAAAGTTATAGATTTATTACAAATACCAGCTTTTTTGTGTAGACAAACTGATTTATTAGTTGCTGCAGGAGAAACTGGAAAAGCAATAAATGTGAAAAAAGGACAATTTTTAGCGCCGTGGGATATGAAAAATGTTGTGAAAAAATTCCAAGAAATTGGAAATGAAAACATTATGCTTTGTGAAAGAGGAGCGACATTTGGATACAATAATTTAGTTGTAGATATGAGAGGATTGCTAGAAATGCGTAAATTTGGATATCCAGTAGTTTTTGATGCAACTCACTCTGTACAAATACCAGGAGGACAAGGTGAGACATCAGGTGGAAACAGTGCTTATGTGTATCCGTTAGCGAGGGCAGCATTGTCAGTAGGAGTAGACGGAGTATTTGCTGAAGTTCATCCAAATCCACAAGAAGCATTATCAGATGGACCAAATATGTTAAAATTAGACGAAATCGAAAATGTATTAACAAAATTGTTGGAATATGATAAATTGACAAAAGAATTATAA
- a CDS encoding alanine--glyoxylate aminotransferase family protein, translated as MSSKLLLTPGPTNIPERYLEILGKDIIHHRTPAFRKVLRETNENLKKVFKTKNDVSVVTSSGTGVMEAAVVNFFSKGDKVIVVNTGYFGDRFRKIAEIYGLEVINLEYEFGESYKLEDVKKALAENSDVKGILATHSETSVGILNNIKALGDLTKNTDVLLVVDTISGLVVNEFDFDNWGVDVAIAGSQKAFLIPPGLAFVAVSDKAKKAMERSDLPKYYFSIQQYEKYFEEMNGETPYTPAISLILALHKSVEDVVNKGIDNIIKEKYELRKFIEEKAKNLGFELLVKEEENRTNTLVSIYREGVVIKTIISALEERGYTVTGGKGKYATSLMRVGILGEISKEQLEEFFVVFEEELKKQLG; from the coding sequence ATGAGTTCAAAATTATTATTAACACCGGGACCAACTAATATCCCAGAAAGATATTTAGAAATTTTAGGAAAGGATATAATACACCACAGAACACCAGCATTTAGAAAAGTTTTGAGAGAAACTAACGAAAATTTGAAAAAAGTTTTCAAAACAAAAAATGACGTTTCAGTAGTGACTTCTTCAGGAACAGGTGTTATGGAAGCAGCTGTAGTTAACTTCTTTTCAAAAGGGGATAAAGTTATTGTTGTAAACACTGGATATTTTGGAGATAGATTTAGAAAAATTGCTGAAATTTATGGATTAGAAGTAATTAATTTGGAATATGAATTTGGAGAAAGCTATAAATTAGAAGATGTAAAAAAAGCATTGGCTGAAAATAGTGATGTAAAAGGGATTTTAGCTACTCATAGTGAAACTTCAGTTGGAATCTTGAATAACATTAAAGCATTAGGAGATTTGACTAAAAATACAGATGTTTTATTAGTTGTTGATACAATAAGTGGACTTGTTGTAAATGAGTTTGATTTTGATAATTGGGGAGTAGACGTTGCGATTGCAGGAAGCCAAAAAGCATTCTTAATACCACCAGGATTGGCATTTGTAGCTGTAAGTGATAAAGCTAAAAAAGCTATGGAAAGATCAGATTTACCGAAATATTATTTCAGCATTCAACAATATGAAAAATATTTTGAAGAAATGAATGGAGAAACACCTTACACTCCAGCAATTTCATTAATTTTAGCTTTACATAAATCAGTAGAAGATGTTGTTAATAAAGGAATTGACAATATTATTAAAGAAAAATATGAATTGAGAAAATTCATTGAAGAAAAAGCTAAAAACTTAGGGTTTGAATTACTTGTAAAAGAAGAAGAAAATAGAACAAATACTTTAGTATCTATTTACAGAGAAGGAGTTGTTATTAAAACAATAATTTCAGCTTTAGAAGAAAGAGGTTACACTGTAACAGGTGGAAAAGGAAAATATGCTACAAGTCTTATGAGAGTTGGAATTTTAGGTGAAATTTCGAAAGAACAATTGGAAGAATTCTTCGTTGTATTTGAGGAGGAATTGAAAAAACAATTAGGATAG
- the lgt gene encoding prolipoprotein diacylglyceryl transferase yields MKPYLFKVGGFELRIYSLMYILAFLIGIFICLADDVAEKRGVRSRKIVEDFAFTAIVSGLIGARLYYVILRFSDYASNPISIFKVWEGGLAIHGGIIGAFIGACIYAKKSKLNLWVLTDMGVGALMFGQFLGRFGNLANGEVHGVPTFTPLSVIFSGKFSQWWNAYQSMSLEAQAKFKPLVPWGLVFPLDTPAGVEFPNYPLHPAMLYEGFLNLIGFIILWFYFRKKEKNPGVLTMIYLIMYAIIRTFVSTFRAEDLHIFGIRAPYLISIIMVIIGIIGIKYFNKQPEYVYVSEDEKKDDEDEDE; encoded by the coding sequence ATGAAACCGTATTTATTTAAAGTAGGAGGGTTTGAGCTAAGAATATACAGTTTAATGTATATTCTAGCTTTTCTTATTGGGATTTTTATTTGTCTTGCTGATGATGTTGCAGAAAAAAGAGGAGTTAGAAGTAGAAAAATAGTTGAAGATTTTGCTTTTACAGCTATTGTTTCAGGATTAATTGGAGCGAGATTATATTATGTAATTCTTAGATTTTCAGATTATGCAAGTAATCCGATTTCAATTTTTAAAGTTTGGGAAGGTGGACTTGCAATTCATGGTGGAATTATAGGAGCCTTTATAGGAGCTTGTATTTATGCTAAAAAAAGTAAATTAAATTTATGGGTATTGACAGATATGGGAGTTGGAGCTTTGATGTTTGGTCAGTTTCTTGGTAGATTTGGAAATTTGGCAAATGGGGAAGTTCATGGAGTGCCAACTTTTACACCATTAAGCGTAATTTTTTCAGGGAAATTTAGTCAATGGTGGAATGCATATCAATCAATGAGTTTAGAAGCACAAGCAAAATTCAAACCATTGGTACCGTGGGGATTGGTTTTCCCGTTAGATACTCCAGCTGGTGTGGAATTTCCAAATTATCCTTTACATCCGGCGATGTTATATGAAGGATTTTTAAATTTAATAGGATTTATCATACTTTGGTTCTATTTTAGAAAAAAAGAGAAAAATCCAGGTGTTTTGACGATGATATATTTGATAATGTATGCAATAATTAGAACATTTGTAAGTACATTTAGAGCTGAAGATTTGCATATTTTTGGAATTAGAGCCCCTTATTTAATAAGCATAATAATGGTAATTATTGGAATAATAGGAATTAAATATTTCAACAAACAACCAGAATATGTGTATGTTTCAGAAGATGAAAAAAAAGATGATGAAGACGAAGATGAATAA
- a CDS encoding nitronate monooxygenase, whose translation MKELKGIKIGKHFIEKPIIQGGMGVGISWDQLAGNVSKNGGLGTISAICTGYYQNMRFVKKEINGRPFGTENAYNREALFEIFKNARKICGDKPLACNILRAINDYERVVKDALEAGANIIVTGAGLPLELPVLTKDYPDVAIVPIVSSARALKIICKKWKAAGKMPGAVIVEGPKSGGHQGAKYDELFAPEHQLEAILPAVKEERDKWGDFPIIAAGGIWDHDDIQKIMELGADAVQMGTRFIGTHECDASENFKKTLINAKEEDIVIVSSPVGYPGRAVKTNLIENLEPNNNKIQCISNCVFPCGRGKGARAVGYCIADSLGDAQMGKLQTGLFFSGANGYKLKEIVHVKDLIDELMTGEKK comes from the coding sequence ATGAAAGAACTTAAAGGAATTAAAATTGGAAAACATTTTATTGAAAAACCTATTATACAAGGTGGAATGGGTGTTGGAATTAGCTGGGACCAATTAGCTGGAAATGTATCAAAAAATGGTGGATTAGGTACAATTAGTGCAATTTGTACTGGATACTACCAAAATATGAGATTTGTAAAAAAAGAAATTAACGGAAGACCGTTTGGGACAGAAAATGCGTATAATCGTGAAGCACTTTTTGAAATTTTTAAAAATGCTAGAAAAATTTGTGGTGACAAACCGTTGGCTTGTAATATTTTGAGAGCGATTAATGATTATGAAAGAGTTGTAAAAGATGCATTGGAAGCAGGTGCTAATATTATTGTTACTGGTGCAGGATTGCCTTTAGAACTTCCTGTTCTTACGAAAGATTATCCTGATGTAGCAATTGTACCTATTGTTTCATCGGCTAGAGCTTTAAAAATCATTTGTAAAAAATGGAAAGCTGCTGGAAAAATGCCTGGTGCAGTAATTGTAGAAGGTCCAAAAAGTGGAGGTCACCAAGGTGCTAAATATGACGAATTATTTGCTCCTGAACACCAATTAGAAGCTATTTTACCTGCAGTTAAAGAAGAAAGAGATAAATGGGGAGATTTTCCAATTATCGCAGCTGGTGGAATTTGGGACCATGATGATATTCAAAAAATTATGGAATTAGGTGCTGATGCTGTTCAAATGGGAACTAGATTTATTGGAACTCATGAATGTGACGCTAGTGAAAATTTCAAGAAAACTTTAATAAATGCTAAAGAAGAGGACATTGTAATTGTTAGTTCGCCAGTTGGTTATCCAGGAAGAGCTGTTAAAACTAACTTAATTGAAAATTTGGAACCAAATAATAATAAAATTCAATGTATTAGTAATTGTGTATTCCCATGTGGACGTGGAAAAGGTGCTAGAGCTGTCGGATACTGTATCGCTGATAGTCTTGGAGATGCTCAAATGGGTAAACTTCAAACTGGACTTTTCTTTTCGGGAGCTAACGGATACAAATTGAAAGAGATTGTACATGTAAAAGATTTAATTGATGAATTAATGACTGGTGAGAAAAAATAA